A genomic window from Vitis riparia cultivar Riparia Gloire de Montpellier isolate 1030 chromosome 16, EGFV_Vit.rip_1.0, whole genome shotgun sequence includes:
- the LOC117933680 gene encoding DNA-binding protein SMUBP-2 → MEAALSCYFTLHFRSSSIACNSPFPKTPFFIRGSSNSGVKTSNGTRRRSRSSKKPTLLKNVKTNHVDSSDLTAAPPVGGQEEGGPEEKPKNKPVSVRTLYQNGDPLGRRELRRCVVRWISQGMRGMALDFASAELQGEFAELRQRMGPGLSFVIQAQPYLNAIPMPLGHEAVCLKACTHYPTLFDHFQRELRDVLQDHQRKSQFQDWRETQSWQLLKELANSAQHRAIARKVSQPKPLKGVLGMELDKAKAIQSRIDEFTKRMSELLQIERDSELEFTQEELNAVPTPDESSDSSKPIEFLVSHGQAQQELCDTICNLNAVSTFIGLGGMHLVLFKVEGNHRLPPTTLSPGDMVCVRICDSRGAGATSCMQGFVDSLGKDGCSISVALESRHGDSTFSKLFGKSVRIDRIHGLADALTYERNCEALMLLQKNGLQKKNPSIAVVATLFGDKEDVAWLEENDLVDWAEVGLDELLESGAYDDSQRRAIALGLNKKRPVLIIQGPPGTGKTVLLKELIALAVQQGERVLVTAPTNAAVDNMVEKLSNIGVNIVRVGNPARISSAVASKSLGEIVKSKLENFLTEFERKKSDLRKDLRHCLKDDSLAAGIRQLLKQLGKALKKKEKETVKEVLSSAQVVLATNTGAADPVIRRLDAFDLVIIDEAGQAIEPSCWIPILQGKRCIIAGDQCQLAPVILSRKALEGGLGVSLLERAATLHEEVLATKLTTQYRMNDAIASWASKEMYGGSLKSSSSVFSHLLVDSPFVKPAWITQCPLLLLDTRMPYGSLSVGCEEHLDPAGTGSFYNEGEADIVVQHVLSLISAGVSPTAIAVQSPYVAQVQLLRDRLDEIPEAVGVEVATIDSFQGREADAVIISMVRSNTLGAVGFLGDSRRMNVAITRARKHVAVVCDSSTICHNTFLARLLRHIRYIGRVKHAEPGTFGGSGLGMNPMLPIIS, encoded by the exons ATGGAAGCCGCGCTCTCTTGCTACTTCACCCTCCATTTCCGTTCCTCCTCCATCGCCTGCAATTCTCCCTTTCCGAAAACCCCATTCTTTATCCGGGGTAGCTCCAATAGCGGCGTTAAGACTAGCAATGGTACCAGGAGGAGAAGCCGCAGCAGCAAGAAGCCCACGCTTCTGAAAAATGTTAAGACAAATCATGTTGATTCTAGTGACCTTACTGCGGCTCCGCCCGTGGGAGGCCAGGAGGAGGGTGGGCCTGAGGAGAAGCCGAAGAATAAGCCGGTGAGCGTGCGTACTCTTTATCAGAATGGGGACCCACTGGGGCGGAGGGAACTGAGGAGGTGCGTGGTGAGGTGGATCAGCCAGGGGATGAGGGGCATGGCGTTGGATTTCGCTTCCGCGGAGTTGCAGGGGGAGTTCGCTGAATTGAGGCAGCGGATGGGACCCGGTCTGAGTTTCGTAATCCAGGCACAGccctacctcaatgccattccTATGCCCCTTGGTCATGAAGCCGTCTGCTTGAAGGCCTGCACTCATTACCCTACCCTCTTCGACCATTTCCAGAGAGAGTTGAGAGACGTCCTCCAGGATCACCAGCGGAAATCCCAGTTCCAAGATTGGCGTGAAACCCAGTCCTGGCAGCTGCTCAAGGAGCTTGCTAATTCAG CCCAGCATAGGGCTATTGCGCGCAAGGTATCTCAGCCGAAGCCCCTCAAAGGCGTTTTAGGAATGGAGCTGGACAAGGCCAAGGCTATACAGAGCAGGATCGATGAATTCACAAAGCGGATGTCTGAGCTGCTTCAAATAGAGCGGGACTCTGAGTTGGAGTTTACTCAGGAGGAATTGAATGCCGTTCCTACACCTGATGAGAGTTCTGATTCATCCAAACCTATTGAGTTCTTGGTCAGCCATGGCCAGGCTCAACAGGAACTCTGTGACACTATCTGCAATTTGAATGCTGTTAGCACTTTCATAG GATTAGGTGGAATGCATTTGGTGTTGTTCAAGGTTGAGGGGAATCACCGATTGCCACCTACTACCCTTTCTCCTGGAGATATGGTCTGTGTGCGAATTTGTGATAGCAGGGGTGCAGGGGCAACATCTTGCATGCAAGGATTTGTTGACAGTCTAGGCAAGGATGGGTGCAGCATCAGTGTAGCTCTGGAGTCTCGTCATGGTGATTCAACCTTCTCTAAGCTCTTTGGCAAGAGCGTGCGCATTGATCGCATTCACGGATTGGCTGATGCTCTCACATATGAG cGCAACTGTGAAGCCCTGATGCTGCTCCAAAAGAATggtttacaaaagaaaaatcctTCAATTGCTGTTGTGGCCACTCTTTTTGGAGACAAAGAAGATGTTGCATGGCTGGAAGAAAATGACTTGGTAGATTGGGCTGAGGTAGGTTTGGATGAACTATTGGAGAGTGGGGCTTATGATGATTCTCAGAGAAGAGCAATTGCCTTAGGGTTGAACAAGAAACGGCCAGTACTGATAATCCAAGGGCCTCCTGGAACTGGAAAGACAGTTTTGCTCAAGGAACTCATAGCACTTGCCGTTCAACAAGGTGAAAGGGTGCTTGTCACAGCACCTACAAATGCAGCAGTGGATAACATGGTCGAAAAACTTTCTAATATTGGAGTAAACATTGTGCGCGTCGGCAATCCAGCACGGATATCCTCTGCAGTAGCTTCAAAATCTTTGGGTGAAATTGTGAAATCTAAGCTGGAAAATTTTCTAACTGAATTTGAAAGGAAGAAATCAGATCTAAGAAAAGACTTGAGACATTGTTTAAAGGATGACTCTTTAGCTGCTGGCATACGCCAGCTTCTAAAACAACTTGGAAAGGCACtgaagaagaaggaaaaggaaactGTGAAGGAAGTATTATCAAGTGCACAAGTTGTGCTTGCCACTAACACTGGAGCAGCTGATCCTGTGATTAGAAGATTGGATGCCTTTGATCTCGTTATTATAGATGAAGCAGGACAAGCAATTGAACCTTCTTGCTGGATACCTATTTTGCAGGGAAAGCGCTGCATTATTGCTGGTGATCAATGTCAGCTTGCTCCTGTGATTCTATCTAGAAAAGCTTTGGAAGGTGGTCTTGGGGTATCACTCCTGGAGAGAGCAGCAACTTTGCATGAGGAGGTTCTTGCCACCAAATTAACAACACAGTATCGAATGAATGATGCAATTGCCAGCTGGGCTTCAAAGGAGATGTACGGTGGATCATTGAAGTCTTCCTCCTCTGTCTTTTCTCATCTTCTGGTAGATTCTCCATTTGTGAAG CCTGCATGGATAACACAATGCCCATTGCTATTGCTTGATACAAGAATGCCATATGGAAGTTTATCAGTTGGTTGTGAAGAGCATTTGGATCCAGCTGGCACAGGTTCCTTTTACAATGAAGGGGAAGCAGATATCGTTGTGCAACACGTCTTGTCTTTGATTTCTGCTG GTGTTAGCCCAACAGCAATTGCAGTTCAATCTCCTTATGTTGCTCAAGTGCAACTGTTGAGAGACAGGCTTGATGAGATTCCAGAAGCTGTAGGTGTTGAGGTTGCAACTATTGATAGCTTTCAAGGCCGGGAGGCTGATGCAGTAATTATATCAATG GTTCGATCAAACACTCTAGGAGCAGTTGGCTTCCTGGGGGATAGCAGGCGAATGAACGTTGCAATAACAAGGGCAAGAAAACATGTAGCAGTGGTGTGTGATAGCTCAACAATATGCCACAACACATTCTTGGCCAGGCTCCTCCGTCATATCCGATACATCGGTAGAGTGAAGCATGCTGAGCCTGGGACTTTTGGGGGATCTGGACTCGGCATGAATCCAATGCTTCCAATCATCAGTTAG